A region of Mesorhizobium sp. AR02 DNA encodes the following proteins:
- the accB gene encoding acetyl-CoA carboxylase biotin carboxyl carrier protein, with product MSIKKTGVDQQLIRDLAGILNDTNLTEIEVELGDLKVRVSRQAPAVHAIAAPPPSYAPAAAAQPAAAAAPAAVDVSKNAVTSPMVGTAYLAPSPDAKVFIEVGQKVKEGQTLLIIEAMKTMNQIPSPRAGTVTAILFEDATPVEYGMPLVVIE from the coding sequence ATGTCGATAAAGAAGACCGGTGTTGACCAACAGCTGATCCGCGATCTGGCGGGCATACTGAACGACACCAACCTGACCGAGATCGAGGTTGAACTGGGTGACCTAAAGGTGCGCGTGTCGCGGCAGGCACCTGCCGTCCACGCGATTGCAGCACCCCCGCCCAGCTATGCGCCGGCGGCAGCCGCCCAGCCCGCGGCCGCGGCCGCCCCGGCAGCGGTCGACGTATCGAAGAACGCGGTCACCTCGCCGATGGTCGGCACCGCCTATCTGGCGCCCTCGCCCGACGCCAAGGTGTTCATCGAGGTCGGCCAGAAGGTCAAGGAAGGCCAGACGCTGCTGATCATCGAGGCGATGAAGACGATGAACCAGATCCCCTCGCCGCGCGCCGGCACGGTGACGGCGATTCTGTTCGAGGACGCGACGCCGGTCGAGTACGGCATGCCGCTCGTCGTGATCGAGTAG
- the accC gene encoding acetyl-CoA carboxylase biotin carboxylase subunit, with the protein MFQKILIANRGEIALRVLRACKELGIQTVVVHSTADADAMHVRLADESVCIGPPPSRDSYLNIHQIVAACEITGADAVHPGYGFLSENAKFADILAAHNITFIGPSGDHIRIMGDKIEAKRTAKRLGIPVVPGSDGAVTDEKEAKRIAAEIGYPVIIKASAGGGGRGMKVALTEADLEIALQTARTEAGAAFGDDAVYIEKYLQKPRHIEVQVFGDGFGRGVHFGERDCSLQRRHQKVWEEANSPALNAEERSRIGGICAKAIADLGYSGAGTIEFLYENGEFYFIEMNTRLQVEHPVTEAITGIDLVHEQIRVASGGGLSVRQEDIKFNGHAIECRINAEDPRTFTPSPGTITHFHTPGGLGIRVDSGVYSGYKIPPYYDSLIGKLIVHGRNRVECMMRLRRALDEFVVDGIKTTLPLFRDLVGNADIANGDYDIHWLEKYLAKEE; encoded by the coding sequence ATGTTCCAGAAGATCCTCATAGCCAATCGCGGCGAAATCGCGCTTCGGGTGCTGCGCGCCTGCAAGGAACTCGGCATCCAGACGGTGGTGGTGCATTCGACCGCCGACGCTGACGCCATGCATGTGCGGCTTGCCGACGAGAGCGTCTGCATCGGGCCGCCGCCATCGCGCGACAGCTATCTGAACATCCATCAGATCGTCGCGGCCTGCGAGATCACCGGCGCCGACGCCGTACATCCAGGCTACGGCTTCCTGTCGGAGAACGCCAAGTTCGCCGACATATTGGCCGCGCACAACATCACCTTCATCGGCCCGTCCGGCGACCATATCCGCATCATGGGCGACAAGATCGAGGCCAAGCGCACCGCCAAGCGCCTCGGCATCCCGGTGGTGCCCGGCTCCGATGGCGCGGTGACCGACGAGAAGGAAGCCAAGCGCATCGCCGCCGAGATCGGCTATCCCGTGATCATCAAGGCCTCCGCCGGCGGCGGTGGGCGCGGCATGAAGGTTGCACTTACCGAGGCGGACCTCGAAATCGCCTTGCAGACGGCGCGCACGGAAGCGGGTGCCGCTTTCGGCGACGACGCCGTCTATATCGAAAAATACCTGCAGAAGCCGCGCCATATCGAGGTGCAGGTGTTCGGCGACGGCTTTGGCCGCGGCGTGCATTTCGGCGAGCGCGACTGTTCGCTGCAGCGGCGCCACCAGAAGGTCTGGGAAGAAGCCAATTCGCCGGCGCTCAACGCCGAGGAGCGGTCCCGCATCGGCGGCATCTGCGCCAAGGCCATTGCCGATCTCGGCTATTCCGGCGCCGGCACGATCGAGTTCCTGTACGAGAATGGCGAGTTCTATTTCATCGAGATGAACACGCGCCTGCAGGTCGAGCATCCGGTGACGGAAGCGATCACCGGCATCGATCTCGTCCACGAGCAGATCCGCGTCGCTTCCGGTGGCGGTCTTTCGGTCAGGCAGGAAGACATCAAGTTCAATGGCCACGCCATCGAATGCCGCATCAATGCCGAGGATCCGCGCACCTTCACCCCCTCGCCCGGCACGATCACGCATTTCCACACGCCAGGCGGTCTCGGCATCCGCGTCGATTCCGGCGTCTATTCCGGCTACAAGATCCCGCCCTATTACGACAGCCTGATCGGCAAGCTGATCGTGCATGGGCGCAATCGCGTCGAATGCATGATGCGGCTGCGGCGGGCGCTGGATGAATTCGTCGTCGACGGCATCAAGACGACGTTGCCGCTGTTTCGCGATCTGGTCGGCAATGCCGACATCGCCAATGGCGACTATGACATCCATTGGCTGGAAAAATACCTGGCCAAGGAAGAATAG
- the aat gene encoding leucyl/phenylalanyl-tRNA--protein transferase, protein MTRPYAPGYRIPTDLLLKAYASGVFPMAESASDPEVFWVRPETRGIIPLDGFHTPKSLKKVIRKNPFDIRFDFDFEATIDGCAEKREERRSTWINAPIREAYVQLHRMGHCHSVEAWREDQLVGGLYGVSLGRVFFGESMFSKATDASKICLVHLVERLKARGFALLDTQFTTEHLKRFGAVDVPRGKYEKMLADALKGEAIFFP, encoded by the coding sequence ATGACCCGCCCCTACGCGCCCGGCTATCGCATCCCCACCGACCTCCTGCTCAAGGCCTATGCCTCGGGCGTCTTCCCGATGGCCGAAAGCGCCAGCGATCCGGAGGTGTTCTGGGTGCGGCCGGAGACGCGCGGCATCATCCCGCTCGACGGGTTCCACACGCCCAAAAGCCTGAAGAAGGTGATCCGCAAAAACCCGTTCGACATCCGCTTCGATTTCGATTTCGAGGCGACGATCGACGGCTGTGCCGAAAAGCGCGAGGAGCGGCGCTCGACCTGGATCAACGCGCCGATCCGCGAAGCCTATGTGCAACTGCACCGCATGGGCCACTGCCATTCGGTCGAGGCCTGGCGTGAGGACCAGTTGGTCGGCGGCCTCTACGGCGTGTCGCTCGGACGGGTGTTCTTCGGCGAAAGCATGTTTTCCAAGGCGACGGATGCGTCGAAGATCTGCCTCGTGCATCTCGTCGAGCGCTTGAAGGCACGCGGCTTCGCTCTGCTTGATACGCAGTTCACCACCGAGCACCTCAAGCGCTTTGGCGCTGTCGACGTGCCACGGGGCAAGTATGAGAAAATGCTCGCCGATGCGCTGAAGGGTGAGGCGATCTTTTTTCCGTGA
- a CDS encoding RNA polymerase sigma factor region1.1 domain-containing protein, translating to MSSEIHLRADVQPIVQALIAKGRDVTMAQLDQLLPKREFSSTEIEDIFAALAEHGLNVTE from the coding sequence ATGTCGAGCGAAATCCACCTTCGAGCGGATGTGCAGCCAATTGTTCAAGCGCTGATCGCAAAGGGCAGAGACGTCACAATGGCTCAACTCGACCAACTGCTTCCCAAGCGGGAATTCAGTTCAACCGAGATCGAAGATATATTTGCTGCCCTCGCCGAGCATGGACTAAACGTCACCGAGTGA
- a CDS encoding DUF2155 domain-containing protein produces the protein MSFFNLISTGGLTLAASLAVSTAAFAASPTPAVPAAPAPAAPAGSDRITNPVAEFAGIDKITGRIITFDVYIDETVQFGALQVTPRVCYSRPQTEEPKTDSFVEVDEITLDRKIRRIFTGWMFAESPGLNAVEHAVYDVWLKECKQKSDVPAPDATKADATKAAAPKPAATKPAAAKPKPAASPDAEQSDPTEPDTTGAN, from the coding sequence ATGAGCTTTTTCAACCTGATATCGACGGGCGGTCTGACGCTAGCCGCCAGCCTCGCCGTCAGCACGGCCGCCTTTGCGGCTTCGCCCACACCGGCTGTACCCGCCGCACCCGCGCCGGCTGCACCCGCGGGATCGGATCGCATCACCAATCCGGTTGCCGAGTTCGCCGGCATCGACAAGATCACCGGCCGCATCATCACCTTCGACGTCTATATCGACGAGACGGTGCAGTTCGGCGCTTTGCAGGTGACGCCGCGCGTCTGCTATTCGCGGCCGCAGACCGAGGAGCCGAAGACCGATTCCTTCGTCGAGGTCGACGAAATCACGCTCGACCGCAAGATCCGCCGCATCTTCACCGGCTGGATGTTCGCCGAAAGCCCGGGGCTCAACGCCGTCGAGCATGCCGTCTATGACGTCTGGCTGAAGGAATGCAAGCAGAAGTCGGATGTGCCGGCGCCGGACGCCACCAAGGCTGACGCCACCAAGGCCGCCGCTCCGAAGCCGGCAGCGACCAAGCCAGCCGCCGCCAAGCCGAAGCCTGCGGCCAGCCCGGATGCGGAACAGTCCGATCCCACGGAACCGGACACCACCGGCGCCAACTGA
- a CDS encoding NADH:ubiquinone oxidoreductase subunit NDUFA12, translating into MKTFLTQFFTWWNSQTLGTRLHTWRYGKRVGQDEVGNVYYEGGIDSEGRTRRWVIYRNYSEASAIPPGWHGWIHHRVDVAPPSEDYKPREWQKSHQPNLTGTPAAYRPKGSVLTNQHRPQVTGDYDAWTPGS; encoded by the coding sequence ATGAAGACTTTCCTGACGCAGTTTTTCACCTGGTGGAACAGCCAGACGCTGGGAACACGCCTGCACACCTGGCGGTACGGCAAGAGGGTCGGCCAGGACGAGGTCGGCAATGTCTATTACGAAGGCGGTATCGATTCGGAAGGCCGCACGCGGCGCTGGGTCATCTACCGCAACTATTCGGAAGCCTCGGCGATTCCGCCCGGCTGGCACGGCTGGATCCATCACCGTGTCGACGTCGCGCCGCCGAGCGAAGACTACAAGCCGCGCGAATGGCAGAAGTCGCATCAGCCCAATCTGACCGGCACGCCGGCGGCCTATCGCCCGAAGGGCTCGGTGCTGACAAATCAGCATCGTCCGCAGGTCACGGGTGACTATGACGCCTGGACGCCCGGGTCGTAA
- the panB gene encoding 3-methyl-2-oxobutanoate hydroxymethyltransferase, which yields MATKLPTTDIRIGAELIRRRKGSIPLVCLTAYTYPVARLLDPHVDLLLVGDSVAMVLHGHATTLGASLEMMIAHGQAVMRGSARACVVVDMPAGSYEASAAQAAASARRIIGETGCQAVKLEGGVDMAPQIAAIVAAGIPVMGHIGLLPQSVEKDGGYKIKGRTDETIAALMADALAVEKAGAFSVVIEGTIEAVAADITRRIAIPTIGIGASGDCDGQILVIDDMVGLTVDRVPKFVKEYADLRGVIAHAAERYASEVRSRTFPGPAHVFSGSKVFSGSKVFSGTNGGDEA from the coding sequence TTGGCCACAAAATTGCCGACCACCGACATCCGCATCGGCGCCGAGCTGATTCGCCGCCGCAAGGGCAGCATCCCGTTGGTTTGCCTGACGGCCTACACCTATCCCGTCGCCCGCCTGCTCGATCCCCATGTCGACCTGCTTCTGGTCGGCGACAGCGTCGCCATGGTCCTGCATGGCCATGCGACGACGCTGGGCGCCTCGCTGGAGATGATGATCGCGCATGGGCAGGCCGTGATGCGCGGCTCGGCCAGAGCCTGCGTCGTTGTCGACATGCCAGCCGGCAGCTATGAGGCTTCGGCGGCGCAGGCCGCGGCCTCAGCGCGGCGCATCATTGGCGAGACCGGCTGCCAGGCGGTGAAGCTCGAAGGCGGCGTCGACATGGCCCCTCAGATCGCGGCGATCGTGGCCGCCGGCATTCCGGTCATGGGCCATATCGGCCTGCTGCCGCAATCGGTGGAGAAGGATGGCGGCTACAAGATCAAGGGCCGCACGGACGAGACTATCGCGGCGCTGATGGCCGACGCGCTCGCCGTCGAAAAAGCCGGCGCGTTCTCCGTGGTCATCGAAGGCACCATCGAGGCGGTCGCCGCCGACATCACACGCCGCATCGCCATTCCAACCATCGGCATCGGCGCCAGCGGCGACTGCGATGGCCAGATCCTGGTCATCGACGACATGGTCGGACTGACCGTCGACCGTGTGCCGAAATTCGTCAAGGAATACGCCGATCTGCGCGGCGTGATCGCGCACGCAGCCGAGCGCTACGCATCGGAGGTGCGAAGCCGGACTTTCCCCGGCCCTGCCCATGTATTTTCAGGCTCAAAAGTATTTTCGGGTTCAAAAGTCTTTTCGGGCACAAATGGCGGAGACGAGGCATGA
- the panC gene encoding pantoate--beta-alanine ligase has translation MSRPDVVDSVAALRAEIRDWRRDGLRVAMVPTMGALHEGHLSLIRIARKKAERCVVSIFVNPTQFAPSEDLDKYPRQLARDLDMLATVKADLAFTPTVGAMYPAGFATRIAVGGPSAGLESDFRPTFFEGVATVVAKLFLQATPDYAVFGEKDYQQLCVVRQLCRDLDLPVEIIGAPTIRDESGLAMSSRNAYLDEAELAVARQFNAILHKTAAALAAGAQQDDATGEAGRALIAAGFQKVDYVEARESLTLAPWRRDRAGRLLAAAWLGKTRLIDNVDVPIA, from the coding sequence ATGAGCCGACCTGATGTCGTCGATAGCGTTGCCGCGCTTCGCGCCGAGATCCGGGACTGGCGGCGCGATGGCCTGCGCGTCGCCATGGTGCCAACCATGGGCGCGCTGCATGAGGGACATCTCTCCCTGATCAGGATCGCCAGGAAAAAAGCCGAGCGCTGTGTGGTGTCGATCTTCGTCAACCCGACGCAGTTCGCGCCGAGCGAGGATCTCGACAAGTATCCACGCCAGCTCGCCCGCGACCTGGATATGCTGGCGACGGTCAAGGCCGATCTTGCCTTCACGCCGACGGTTGGCGCGATGTATCCCGCCGGCTTTGCCACCAGGATCGCGGTCGGCGGCCCGTCCGCCGGGCTCGAATCGGATTTTCGCCCTACCTTTTTCGAAGGCGTCGCCACCGTGGTGGCCAAGCTTTTTCTTCAGGCAACGCCCGACTATGCGGTCTTTGGCGAGAAGGATTACCAGCAGCTTTGCGTCGTCAGGCAGCTCTGCCGCGACCTCGACCTGCCCGTCGAGATCATCGGCGCCCCGACCATACGCGACGAGAGCGGCCTCGCCATGTCGTCACGCAACGCCTATCTCGACGAGGCCGAACTCGCGGTCGCCCGCCAGTTCAACGCGATCCTGCACAAGACGGCTGCCGCGCTCGCGGCCGGCGCACAACAAGATGACGCGACAGGTGAGGCCGGCCGCGCGCTGATCGCCGCCGGCTTCCAGAAGGTCGACTATGTCGAGGCTCGCGAAAGCCTGACGCTGGCGCCCTGGCGCCGCGACCGCGCGGGGCGCCTGCTCGCCGCTGCCTGGCTCGGCAAGACTCGGCTCATCGACAATGTGGACGTTCCCATCGCCTGA
- a CDS encoding AIM24 family protein: protein MPSLPELMPTQVSDETFGGVTYHIAGELVPVLSVDVTRMPVYFEHHILLWKNSTITIGLKSLKGALKRMMAGMQIFVTEASGAGIIAFSRDGPGHIVPIHLRRGEEIQVREHQFLAATGNVDYTFERVRGLATMLFGQSGFFIDRFRGDSGDGIVWLHGYGNVFEKTLAAGETIDIEPGGWLFKDASVRMETKIDRLSSGFFGANMNFIVNRFTGPGRVGIQSMYLHMPTEE from the coding sequence ATGCCAAGCTTGCCGGAACTGATGCCGACGCAGGTGTCGGACGAAACCTTTGGTGGCGTCACCTATCACATAGCGGGCGAACTGGTGCCCGTGCTTTCGGTCGATGTGACGCGAATGCCTGTCTATTTCGAGCACCACATCCTGTTGTGGAAGAACTCCACCATCACCATCGGCTTGAAATCGCTGAAAGGCGCGCTGAAGCGCATGATGGCTGGCATGCAGATATTCGTCACCGAGGCCTCGGGGGCGGGCATCATTGCCTTCAGCCGTGACGGGCCCGGCCACATCGTGCCGATCCACCTCAGGCGCGGCGAGGAGATCCAGGTGCGCGAACACCAGTTCCTCGCCGCCACCGGCAATGTCGACTACACATTCGAGCGTGTGCGCGGCCTGGCGACGATGCTGTTTGGCCAGAGCGGCTTCTTCATCGACCGTTTTCGCGGCGATAGCGGCGACGGCATCGTCTGGCTGCACGGCTATGGCAATGTCTTCGAGAAAACGCTTGCCGCTGGCGAGACCATCGACATCGAGCCGGGCGGCTGGCTGTTCAAGGATGCCTCGGTCCGGATGGAAACCAAGATCGATCGCCTGTCGAGCGGCTTCTTCGGCGCCAACATGAATTTCATCGTCAACCGCTTCACCGGCCCGGGCCGCGTCGGCATCCAGTCGATGTATCTGCATATGCCGACAGAGGAGTAA
- a CDS encoding GNAT family N-acetyltransferase, which produces MFVRTAGERDLDAIRAVLVETWHATYDAIYGAAKVTEITDEWHSIASLKARLIKPNSDFLVADDGKRIGGVAFAESIDGGKTVVLRQLYVLPSLQGRGIGGMLLDEIIESFPEADAIRLEVEAQNTRAIAFYEANGFVRSGDAGEHIGASGEPTLVYRRPLAG; this is translated from the coding sequence ATGTTCGTCCGCACAGCAGGTGAACGCGACCTTGATGCAATTCGGGCAGTGCTGGTCGAAACCTGGCATGCGACGTATGACGCCATATACGGCGCCGCCAAGGTCACCGAGATCACCGATGAATGGCATTCGATCGCCTCGCTGAAGGCGCGGCTGATCAAGCCGAACAGCGACTTCCTTGTTGCTGATGACGGCAAGCGCATTGGCGGCGTGGCTTTTGCCGAAAGCATCGACGGCGGCAAGACGGTTGTCCTGAGGCAGCTTTACGTGCTTCCCAGCCTGCAGGGACGGGGCATCGGCGGCATGCTCCTCGATGAGATTATCGAAAGTTTTCCCGAGGCCGACGCCATCCGTCTGGAAGTGGAGGCGCAGAACACGCGCGCCATCGCCTTCTACGAAGCAAACGGCTTCGTGCGATCCGGCGATGCCGGCGAGCACATCGGTGCCTCCGGCGAGCCGACGCTGGTCTATCGCCGGCCTCTTGCCGGCTGA
- the gatB gene encoding Asp-tRNA(Asn)/Glu-tRNA(Gln) amidotransferase subunit GatB: MTLIDTRTPDAKRLIPGATGDWEIIIGLEVHAQVISEAKLFSGASTAFGAAPNANVSLVDAAMPGMLPVINEECVKQAIRTGLGLKAQINHKSVFDRKNYFYPDLPQGYQISQFKQPIVGEGTVIVSVGPDRQGEFEDIDVGIERLHLEQDAGKSMHDQHPTMSYVDLNRSGVALMEIVSKPDLRSGDEAKAYVTKLRTIMRYLGTCDGNMDEGSLRADVNVSVRRPGGEFGTRCEIKNMNSIRFIGQAIDYEARRQIAILEDGGKIDQETRLYDAVKGETRSMRSKEEAHDYRYFPDPDLLPLEFDQAYVDALAKGLPELPDDKKARLISSLGLSTYDASILVSEKSIADYFEKVAAGRDGKLAANWVINDLLGQLNKAGKDIENAPISPDQLGAVIDLIKDGTISGKIAKDLFEIVWNEGGDPRQLVESRGLKQVTDTGAIEKAVDEVIAANPDKVEQARAKPTMAGWFVGQVMKATGGKANPQAVNDLVKAKLGISDQ, encoded by the coding sequence ATGACCCTCATCGATACCCGCACGCCCGACGCAAAACGCCTGATCCCCGGCGCCACCGGCGACTGGGAAATCATCATCGGTCTCGAAGTGCACGCGCAGGTTATCTCGGAAGCAAAATTGTTTTCCGGCGCTTCGACCGCTTTCGGTGCGGCCCCCAATGCCAATGTCAGCCTGGTCGATGCAGCAATGCCGGGCATGCTGCCTGTCATCAACGAGGAATGCGTAAAGCAGGCGATCCGCACAGGTCTCGGGCTGAAGGCACAGATCAACCACAAGTCGGTTTTCGACCGGAAGAACTATTTTTATCCCGACCTGCCACAGGGCTACCAGATTTCGCAGTTCAAGCAGCCGATCGTCGGCGAGGGCACCGTGATCGTCTCGGTCGGACCGGACCGGCAGGGCGAGTTCGAGGACATCGATGTCGGCATCGAGCGGCTGCATCTGGAACAGGATGCCGGCAAGTCGATGCACGACCAGCATCCGACCATGTCCTATGTCGACCTCAACCGCTCCGGCGTGGCGCTGATGGAGATCGTCTCCAAGCCTGACCTGCGTTCCGGCGATGAGGCCAAGGCCTATGTCACCAAGCTGCGCACCATCATGCGCTATCTCGGCACCTGCGACGGCAACATGGATGAAGGCTCGCTGCGCGCCGACGTCAACGTTTCGGTACGCCGGCCCGGTGGCGAGTTCGGCACCCGCTGCGAGATCAAGAACATGAACTCGATCCGCTTCATCGGCCAGGCCATCGACTACGAGGCGCGCCGCCAGATCGCCATTCTCGAGGACGGCGGCAAGATTGACCAGGAAACGCGGCTGTATGATGCCGTCAAGGGCGAAACGCGCTCGATGCGCTCAAAGGAAGAAGCGCACGACTACCGCTATTTCCCCGATCCCGATCTTCTGCCGCTGGAATTCGACCAGGCCTATGTCGATGCTTTGGCCAAAGGACTGCCGGAACTGCCGGACGACAAGAAGGCGCGGCTGATCTCCTCGCTGGGTCTCTCGACCTATGACGCTTCGATCCTGGTGTCGGAAAAGTCGATCGCCGACTATTTCGAGAAGGTGGCCGCCGGCCGCGACGGCAAGCTCGCTGCCAACTGGGTCATCAACGATCTGCTTGGTCAATTGAACAAGGCCGGCAAGGATATTGAAAATGCTCCGATTTCGCCCGATCAGCTCGGTGCGGTCATCGACCTGATCAAGGATGGCACCATCTCCGGCAAGATCGCCAAGGACCTGTTCGAGATCGTCTGGAATGAAGGTGGCGACCCGCGCCAGCTGGTCGAAAGCCGTGGCTTGAAGCAGGTCACCGACACCGGCGCCATCGAGAAGGCGGTCGACGAGGTGATCGCGGCCAATCCCGACAAGGTCGAACAGGCGCGCGCCAAGCCGACCATGGCCGGCTGGTTCGTCGGCCAGGTGATGAAGGCGACGGGCGGCAAGGCCAATCCGCAGGCGGTCAACGACCTCGTCAAGGCCAAGCTCGGCATATCGGATCAATGA
- a CDS encoding IS256 family transposase — MTKIESKTASASVKDILLSNPDGLHEVIRAVMQEVLEAEMDEALSASKGERTPERLGYRSGYYGRTLVTRVGKLELRVPQDRSGRFSTELFERYQRSERALVATLAEMYVQGVSTRKVKAITEELCGHAFSASSISAINKRLDESLAAFARRPLQEPFAYLILDARYEKVREAGVVMSQAVLIAVGIDWDGRRQILAVEMANRESRSAWKDFLVSLKARGLKGVELVVSDDHAGLVAAIGEVIPEAAWQRCYVHFLRNALDHLPRKHGDDCLQELRWLYDRRDLAEARADLAAWLAKWSPRYPRLTGWAEDAIEQTLTFFRLPRQHHKHLKSTNMLERLNEEIRRRTYVVRIFPNAESCLRLVRALAVETNENWMEANRYINMDDLREHKKLALRQAA; from the coding sequence ATGACCAAGATTGAAAGTAAGACCGCCAGCGCCTCCGTCAAAGACATTCTGCTTTCGAACCCGGACGGACTTCACGAAGTGATCCGTGCGGTGATGCAGGAGGTGCTCGAGGCCGAGATGGATGAGGCGCTGAGTGCTTCGAAGGGCGAACGCACGCCCGAGCGGCTTGGCTATCGCTCGGGTTACTATGGCCGCACCCTTGTGACGCGCGTCGGCAAGCTTGAGCTGCGGGTTCCGCAGGACCGCTCGGGGCGCTTCTCGACCGAGTTGTTTGAGCGCTATCAGCGTTCGGAACGGGCTTTGGTGGCGACGCTGGCCGAGATGTATGTGCAGGGCGTGTCGACCCGCAAGGTGAAGGCGATCACCGAAGAGCTGTGCGGCCATGCTTTCTCGGCCTCGTCGATCTCGGCCATCAACAAGCGGCTGGACGAGAGCCTCGCTGCCTTTGCCAGGCGTCCCCTTCAAGAGCCGTTTGCTTACCTCATCCTCGATGCGCGCTACGAGAAAGTGCGTGAAGCCGGCGTCGTCATGAGCCAGGCGGTGCTGATCGCGGTCGGCATCGACTGGGACGGCCGGCGCCAGATCCTGGCTGTGGAGATGGCCAATCGCGAGAGCCGTTCGGCCTGGAAAGACTTTCTCGTCTCACTGAAGGCGCGCGGCCTCAAGGGCGTCGAATTGGTCGTGTCCGACGATCACGCCGGCCTGGTGGCGGCGATCGGCGAGGTGATCCCGGAAGCCGCCTGGCAACGCTGCTACGTGCACTTCCTCAGGAACGCGCTCGATCATCTGCCGCGCAAGCACGGCGATGACTGCCTGCAGGAGCTGCGCTGGCTCTACGACCGACGCGATCTCGCCGAGGCCAGGGCCGATCTCGCCGCATGGCTTGCCAAATGGTCACCTCGCTATCCGCGCCTGACAGGCTGGGCCGAAGATGCCATCGAACAAACTCTGACCTTCTTCAGGCTGCCGAGACAGCACCACAAGCATCTCAAGTCCACCAACATGCTCGAGCGCCTCAACGAGGAAATCCGCCGGCGCACCTATGTCGTACGCATCTTCCCCAACGCCGAAAGCTGCCTGCGCCTTGTCAGGGCCTTGGCTGTCGAGACCAACGAAAACTGGATGGAGGCCAACCGCTACATCAACATGGACGACCTGCGCGAGCACAAAAAGCTCGCTCTACGCCAAGCCGCATGA
- a CDS encoding YjhX family toxin: protein MDISRTEQRILHLLAQGGRIEIEKNQKKRIASVKCLTRDGWHYPGVDLDLFRKLKRKKAVSSSGGGPYRITRRGLELVRSELDNR from the coding sequence ATGGATATTTCGCGCACTGAACAGCGCATCCTGCACCTGCTTGCGCAGGGCGGACGCATTGAAATCGAAAAGAACCAGAAGAAACGGATCGCCTCCGTCAAATGCCTGACCCGCGACGGCTGGCACTATCCGGGCGTCGATCTCGACCTGTTTCGAAAGCTGAAACGCAAGAAGGCGGTTTCGTCGTCGGGCGGCGGTCCCTACCGCATCACGAGGCGCGGACTCGAGCTCGTCCGTTCCGAACTCGATAACAGATAG
- a CDS encoding CBS domain-containing protein has translation MTVKAILEKKGHDVLTLGPNEKLSVAIRMLADHKIGALVITNGDRKIVGILSERDIVRVVAKEGAAALDIAVRSAMTPKVKICNENHTVNEVMEIMTRGRFRHLPVEKDGLLDGIVSIGDVVKRRIEDVEREADEIRAYIATA, from the coding sequence ATGACGGTTAAGGCAATTCTCGAGAAAAAAGGCCACGACGTGTTGACGCTCGGGCCGAATGAAAAACTTAGCGTGGCCATCCGCATGCTCGCGGACCACAAAATCGGTGCGCTGGTCATCACCAATGGCGATCGCAAGATCGTTGGCATTCTTTCGGAGCGCGATATCGTGCGCGTCGTCGCCAAGGAGGGCGCCGCCGCACTTGATATTGCGGTGCGTTCGGCGATGACGCCGAAGGTGAAGATCTGCAATGAAAACCACACCGTCAACGAGGTGATGGAGATCATGACCAGGGGTCGCTTCCGCCATCTGCCGGTGGAAAAGGACGGCCTGCTCGATGGCATCGTCTCCATCGGCGACGTGGTCAAGCGCCGCATCGAGGATGTTGAACGCGAGGCCGATGAGATCAGGGCCTACATCGCCACCGCCTGA